CCCATTAAAACCCAAGCAGAAGTGGATGCCCTTTTAGGTGGCGAAGATGCAGCGGATAAACTCACGTATGTGTATGAAACAATCAAACTGTTAAAACAACGTCTTCCTGAAGATAAAGCGTTGATTGGATTTACAGGAGCACCTTGGACATTGGCAACCTATATGATTGAAGGTCAAGGTACTAAAACCTATAATGTATGTAAAAAGATGATGTACTCCAATCCAGAACTTCTTCATAATATCCTTAGAAAAGTAACTGAAGTGGTTAAATACTACATGATTAAACAAATTGAAGCGGGTGCAGATGTGGTTCAAATCTTTGATTCATGGGCAGCAGCGATTGAGCCATCAATGTACGATGAGTTCTCATGGTCATACATGGTTGAAATTGCTGAATTTATTAAGTCAAAATATCCTGACATCCCAATTATCATGTTCCCTAAAGGGGTAGCTGCGTTTATAGAACGTGGATTGGTTTATGGAAACTTCGATGTATTTGGTGTGGATTGGGGAACACCAATGGCCATGGCAAA
This genomic window from Candidatus Marinarcus aquaticus contains:
- the hemE gene encoding uroporphyrinogen decarboxylase, producing MSKIFVDACLRKPTPYTPVWMMRQAGRYLPEYMEVRAKAGNFLNLCHNPELACEVTIQPLDIVGVDAAILFSDILVIPNEMGMHLEFIKGEGPVFKDPIKTQAEVDALLGGEDAADKLTYVYETIKLLKQRLPEDKALIGFTGAPWTLATYMIEGQGTKTYNVCKKMMYSNPELLHNILRKVTEVVKYYMIKQIEAGADVVQIFDSWAAAIEPSMYDEFSWSYMVEIAEFIKSKYPDIPIIMFPKGVAAFIERGLVYGNFDVFGVDWGTPMAMAKEKLGDKYVLQGNMEPCRLYSKERTTQCVEGIQKIMQGEGHIFNLGHGILPDVPVENAKHFVSECQRVSKK